In Stigmatopora nigra isolate UIUO_SnigA chromosome 18, RoL_Snig_1.1, whole genome shotgun sequence, one genomic interval encodes:
- the LOC144211595 gene encoding SH3 and cysteine-rich domain-containing protein 2-like — protein sequence MTEISEKDNEPQRRDLQRPPATATIQMESKFQRLRRSLSFKSVMRSKSADNFFHRSNGDPRPPCTLIIAPPPSPPPPAPSESPLGYERSPTLSPDLSPNPSLSRSPAVSPTSATPLKTHSFHEHVFRRPTNCERCKHVIQGHSKQGLRCKSCKMAAHLWCSSELSQQPCNGKTGAFKRNFSSPMLTTESLGVVRETPDVQAVDPATVDPIYQALRYGTSLAQMSRCSFGSISESPFHEDEKHPDKLENQPIPEEETIPGMLTPPESEKADSEERVSLKTPKRVGIHSMHTYVALYKFLPQENNDLELRPGDRVKVTDDANEDWWKGKSQNKVGYFPANFVQRVRPGERVWKVTASFHGNRDKGQMTVKEAQICVGKNEETDGCLRLSSGKKRGLVPADILLEI from the exons ATGACGGAAATAAGCGAGAAGGATAACGAGCCCCAGCGGCGGGACCTCCAGAGACCACCGGCCACTGCAACCATCCAGATGGAGTCCAAG TTTCAACGTCTGAGGCGCTCTCTCTCCTTTAAGTCGGTGATGCGCAGCAAAAGCGCCGACAACTTCTTCCATCGCAGCAATGGCGACCCTAGGCCTCCTTGCACGCTCATCATCGCCCCGCCGCCTTCGCCGCCGCCACCCGCCCCGTCCGAGTCGCCTCTGGGCTACGAGCGGTCGCCCACGCTCTCGCCGGACCTCAGCCCAAACCCTTCGCTGTCTCGCTCGCCCGCCGTCAGTCCCACGTCTGCAACGCCGCTCAAAACGCACAGTTTTCACGAGCACGTCTTTCGTAGGCCCACCAACTGCGAGAGATGTAAACACGTCATACAAG GCCATTCCAAGCAAGGACTACGCTGCAAATCTTGCAAGATGGCAGCTCATCTGTGGTGCTCGTCGGAGTTGTCCCAGCAACCCTGCAATGGCAAG ACGGGAGCTTTTAAAAGAAACTTCAGCTCACCTATGCTAACCACAGAATCGCTGGGTGTCGTCAGAGAGACGCCCGATGTGCAGG CAGTTGATCCCGCCACAGTGGACCCCATTTACCAAGCATTACGCTACGGGACATCATTGGCTCAGATGAGTCGCTGCAGCTTTGGCAGCATCTCAGAATCGCCTTTTCATGAG GATGAAAAGCATCCCGACAAGCTGGAGAATCAACCAATCCCTGAAGAAGAGACCATTCCAGGAA TGCTTACTCCTCCTGAAAGCGAGAAGGCAGATTCTGAAGAACGAGTCAGCTTGAAG ACCCCAAAGCGTGTGGGAATCCATTCAATGCACACTTACGTAGCTCTTTACAAGTTCCTGCCTCAAGAGAACAATGACTTGGAATTACG GCCCGGCGATCGAGTGAAAGTCACAGATGACGCCAACGAAGACTGGTGGAAG GGGAAAAGCCAAAACAAGGTGGGATATTTCCCTGCCAACTTTGTGCAGCGGGTACGTCCTGGCGAGCGGGTGTGGAAGGTCACGGCCAGTTTCCACGGCAACCGAGACAAAGGCCAGATGACAGTGAAAGAGGCCCAG ATCTGCGTGGGCAAGAACGAGGAGACGGACGGCTGCCTGCGGCTAAGCAGCGGAAAAAAGCGAGGCTTGGTGCCGGCAGACATTTTGCTCGAAATATGA
- the med1 gene encoding mediator of RNA polymerase II transcription subunit 1: MAAVPAVVMQRSPATELSHPTPPVIGQPLGERLKTEEVTESEKQNRMAALLEKLHSKHNASRPWQETSKVVRQAMEKRGMMNAAGHQLLLTCLETLQKALKVSSLPSMTDRLESIARQNMLGSHLSPSGTECYITSDMFYVEVQLDGAGQLVDVKVAHQGENPTSCAELIQHLREKNFEEFSKHLKGLVDLYKLPGDNKLKTKMYIALQSLELDLTKMMHMFRLATNANAIETILHGNVGLLTARSGGHLVTLQCYVSPYDIFEEGMGMLINMADATVPRTLGIGVSVTIEGTPNNTYKLPIAPLITGSHPVDNKGTPSFSTVTNSNCVDLPACFFLKMNRPMPFSLSFIHRLGNATAIPVFESPPHLSALYQLIVQSQLQSQDEGGTTLPPSHNMHFYSVLPDQQHCYFLNGDAPVQDGHSLQGALVHKIPFRHPAQVPLVLDIIRHQAAYNTLIGSCVKRTSIKEDNIGLLQFEVCPLTDSSFSVSFQHPVNESLVCVVMDVIDSRQVSCKLYKGLSDALICTDDFITKVVQRCMSIPVTMRAIRRKAETIQADTPALSLIAQTVETMVKNNPPPSGSPSYNMAGGDMANTMGLLGLTGGSTPTGAGPPGGPNYSGPITSLFGMSRNERQGSECQVQGGQQQQVQQQQQQQQQQQQQQQQQQQQQQQQQQQGQSHTDDYNKVTQNPILTSLLQITGSVGSSPSSQNAPPPHQTPPPTSSPASNTKNHPMLMNLLKDNPSQDFAALYGSSPLERQNSSSGSPRTDSMGSSCPGGGAKGKKKRPRVPEKGGGMPGTPGAGGGAGGGGLGMKGQQPCSMPHHPHHAVTHEDDFHRELLSMDVDATQNSIFDVNLAGDGLDTPHSITPAPSQCGTPPSGPNMPYPPSHIQAQPPPGAAPPRMVRLSSSDSIGPDITEILSDLPEQTGKNGSGSQHPMGGSVEDAGPLGTPIRDSSSSGQGSAVFDSADIFSTNSNENPFTDPVDLIAEAAATPTSDSSSTNFFPDAADFNPELLNSGHGLSQNCFEDSSPSADGDMDLGKGFGASSQQNTPSGTPQNPTPHGQNTPEPSLKDPFDMGMFFGGNSGTGKPLLGQAPDLGDTHFGGSQSPLMMGMGSVDFKNAESKAKQQSLMRQKDENGGGGSSGSGMGSISVDGKQVKRSRTPSSEGKSKEKPPKRKKLDPDGKSPSHSSGGRPYTPPSGGSGSGGSLSGGGSKSPGSTGCSQTPPGGATPPIPKITIQIPKGTITGGKTSSHSGYTSSSSASSGTSGAGGPGGSKSHHSHSCSGKIKTKEGSMAQGNSSKSASGVGIGSGPSQSKGSSSQVMSSGKPGSSPITKHGLSGAGSSGGGIGAGSKIKTQGGKPPGSLMNPSIKPNISPSHSRPNSSGEKLSSPMKIQQSQVPGTPPSSKAKSPMGSGSGSSGGSKSSSGGSMSSQKPMGGTSSASASSSSNPSSSSSNMGFSGNSQSQYSGSGGGSASSGGSSGGGGGSGGGACQNNANNPNAKGKSPSRNKKPSLTAVIDKLKSVGGVGEDGCEVGPPSGPAGSGPPPGGVPGAVPPSNMGTVKHATSSQSGEYKRERSDKDGKPKVSVSGGNSGDKKLIDPKTGGGSGTGLAKIIISKPDGGSPSIKAKVSMQKSGEGPGDSMRPQISSLKASPLFSGSTPKHDRSSPSHSRSPGHTPLNHDSESESGSSSVAEKSHQNSPSSDDDQTPRPLPTQQDYMCTVPMGSGEKHKKHKKEKKKRERERERDKEKKKSSVSSGPSSHPVKADSWSRSPISASDSSMSMLSSERPSRPSPMYMRNEDDDLMDSALTGNL; encoded by the exons ATGGCGGCGGTGCCTGCTGTGGTCATGCAGCGTAGTCCTGCAACGGAGCTTTCTCATCCGACTCCCCCGGTGATCGGACAGCCTCTCGGGGAGCGGCTGAAGACCGAAGAGGTCACCG AATCCGAGAAGCAGAATCGCATGGCCGCCTTGCTGGAGAAGCTTCACTCCAAACACAACGCATCACGACCATGGCAGGAGACCAGCAAGGTTGTGCGGCAAGCCATG GAGAAACGTGGGATGATGAATGCTGCTGGTCACCAGCTTCTCCTCACTTGCTTAGAGACATTGCAGAAGGCGCTCAAAG TCTCATCTTTGCCCTCCATGACTGATCGTCTGGAATCCATAGCTAGGCAAAACAT GCTGGGCTCCCATCTCAGTCCATCTGGAACAGAGTGCTACATCACCTCAGATATGTTTTATGTGGAGGTCCAATTGGATGGTGCTGGTCAGCTTGTGGATGTCAAAGTGGCTCATCAGGGTGAAAATCCCACT AGCTGCGCTGAATTGATTCAACATTTAAG gGAAAAGAACTTTGAGGAGTTTTCCAAACATCTTAAAGGGCTAGTTGATCTATACAAGCTTCCTGGAGACAA TAAACTGAAAACAAAGATGTATATCGCCTTGCAGTCCCTGGAACTGGATCTCACTAAGATGATGCACATGTTTCG gcTTGCTACCAACGCCAATGCCATCGAAACCATTCTACACGGCAACGTGGGCCTTCTAACAGCCAGAAGTGGTGGCCATCTTGTCACTCTCCAATGCTATGTTTCGCCATATGACATTTTCGAAGAGGGAATGGGCATGCTCATCAACATGGCAGATGCAACTG TGCCACGCACATTAGGCATTGGTGTTTCTGTCACCATTGAGGGGACCCCCAACAACACCTACAAGCTCCCCATTGCGCCACTTATTACTGGATCCCACCCAGTTGACAACAAGGG AACACCTTCCTTTTCCACGGTGACCAACTCCAACTGTGTTGACCTGCCGGCTTGTTTTTTCCTCAAGATGAATCGACCCATGCCCTTCTCTCTTTCCTTCATTCACAGATTAGGAAATGCTACAG CTATCCCCGTGTTTGAAAGCCCACCCCACCTGTCTGCTCTCTACCAGCTGATTGTTCAGAGTCAGCTTCAGAGCCAAGATGAGGGGGGCACCACATTGCCACCCTCACATAATATGCACTTCTACTCT GTTTTACCAGACCAGCAGCACTGCTATTTCCTGAATGGCGACGCCCCAGTACAGGATGGCCATTCCCTGCAAGGTGCTCTGGTACACAAGATCCCCTTCCGCCATCCGGCCCAGGTCCCCCTCGTGCTAGATATAATTCGGCACCAGGCAGCCTATAATACGTTGATTGGCAGCTGTGTGAAGCGAACATCCATTAAAGAag ACAATATTGGCCTTTTGCAGTTTGAAGTTTGCCCTCTTACCGATTCGAGCTTCAGTGTCTCATTCCAGCATCCAGTTAATGAATCCTTAGTCTGTG TTGTAATGGACGTGATAGACTCCAGACAGGTGTCCTGCAAACTATATAAAGGGCTTTCCGATGCACTAATCTGCACTGATGACTTCATTACTAAAGTGGTCCAGAG GTGTATGTCCATCCCTGTGACAATGCGTGCCATCCGAAGGAAAGCAGAGACAATCCAGGCAGACACTCCGGCCCTGTCTTTGATTGCACAGACTGTGGAGACCATGGTAAAAAATAATCCACCACCATCCGGCAGTCCCTCCTACAACATGGCAGGTGGAGATATGGCAAACACTATGGGCCTGTTGGGGCTTACTGGCGGCAGCACACCGACCGGAGCGGGTCCCCCCGGTGGCCCCAATTATTCCGGGCCTATCACATCTCTGTTTGGGATGTCTCGCAATGAAAGACAAGGATCTGAGTGCCAAGTCCAAGGCGGGCAACAACAGCAAgtacagcagcaacagcagcaacaacaacaacaacagcagcaacaacaacaacaacagcaacaacagcaacagcaacaacaacagggtCAAAGCCACACAGATGACTACAACAAAGTAACACAGAACCCAATCCTTACAAGCCTTTTGCAGATAACAGGGAGTGTCGGTTCTAGCCCCAGCTCACAAAATGCACCACCCCCACACCAGACTCCGCCCCCTACATCATCACCCGCTAGCAACACCAAGAATCATCCCATGCTCATGAATTTATTAAAAGACAACCCCTCACAAGACTTTGCTGCCCTCTATGGTTCAAGCCCACTCGAGAGGCAGAATTCATCCTCAGGGTCACCTCGTACGGACAGCATGGGAAGCTCTTGCCCAGGAGGAGGCGCGAAAGGCAAGAAGAAGCGCCCACGAGTGCCAGAGAAGGGAGGTGGGATGCCTGGGACTCCTGGCGCGGGTGGGGGAGCCGGAGGAGGTGGTTTAGGTATGAAAGGTCAACAGCCTTGTTCCATGCCACACCACCCTCACCACGCTGTTACACATGAGGACGATTTCCACCGGGAGCTTCTCTCAATGGACGTCGATGCCACGCAGAACTCCATTTTTGACGTCAACTTGGCCGGAGACGGATTGGACACCCCCCACAGCATCACCCCAGCCCCGAGTCAATGTGGAACCCCGCCCTCTGGTCCCAACATGCCTTATCCACCATCTCACATTCAAGCTCAGCCACCGCCTGGGGCTGCACCGCCCCGTATGGTCCGCCTCTCCAGCTCCGACAGCATTGGGCCTGACATCACAGAAATTCTGTCAGATTTACCCGAACAAACCGGTAAAAACGGCAGCGGGAGCCAGCATCCAATGGGTGGGAGTGTGGAAGACGCGGGCCCATTGGGAACGCCTATTCGGGACTCGTCCAGTTCGGGACAGGGCAGCGCCGTTTTTGACTCGGCGGACATTTTTAGCACCAATAGCAACGAAAACCCCTTTACGGATCCTGTGGACTTGATCGCAGAGGCCGCCGCCACACCGACCAGCGATTCCTCCTCCACTAACTTTTTCCCCGACGCCGCTGACTTCAACCCCGAACTTCTAAACTCGGGTCACGGTCTCTCCCAGAACTGCTTTGAAGACAGTTCACCAAGCGCCGATGGAGATATGGACCTGGGCAAGGGTTTTGGCGCCAGCAGTCAGCAGAATACGCCATCGGGTACACCCCAGAATCCCACGCCGCACGGACAGAACACACCCGAACCCTCGCTGAAAGACCCTTTTGACATGGGAATGTTTTTTGGAGGCAACAGTGGCACCGGGAAACCGCTTCTTGGACAAGCTCCTGATTTAGGAGACACCCATTTTGGGGGTTCTCAGAGCCCGCTCATGATGGGCATGGGGTCAGTCGATTTCAAAAATGCAGAATCCAAAGCCAAACAACAAAGCCTCATGCGGCAAAAGGATGAAAACGGCGGTGGTGGAAGTAGCGGCTCCGGAATGGGAAGCATTTCCGTGGATGGGAAACAGGTGAAACGGAGCAGGACTCCATCCAGCGAAGGAAAGTCCAAAGAGAAACCACCCAAACGAAAGAAATTAGATCCGGATGGCAAATCACCCTCTCACAGCTCTGGCGGACGACCATACACTCCTCCCAGTGGCGGCTCTGGGTCTGGAGGAAGCTTAAGCGGCGGAGGCTCCAAATCTCCTGGAAGTACGGGATGCTCCCAGACACCACCCGGCGGTGCCACTCCTCCCATTCCCAAGATTACAATTCAAATACCAAAAGGCACAATAACCGGGGGGAAGACTTCGTCTCACAGTGGCTACACCTCCAGCAGCTCGGCCTCAAGCGGCACCAGCGGTGCGGGGGGACCTGGTGGCAGCAAAAGCCACCATTCCCATTCTTGTTCGGGCAAGATCAAGACCAAGGAAGGCTCCATGGCACAAGGCAACAGCTCCAAGTCGGCAAGCGGCGTAGGGATCGGCAGCGGACCTTCCCAGTCTAAAGGTTCTTCATCTCAAGTGATGAGTTCTGGCAAACCTGGATCATCCCCGATCACTAAACACGGGCTTTCTGGAGCAGGAAGCAGTGGAGGCGGGATTGGAGCCGGGAGCAAGATAAAAACCCAGGGCGGTAAGCCTCCAGGCTCACTGATGAATCCCAGCATCAAGCCAAACATCTCACCTTCTCACTCCCGCCCGAATAGCTCTGGTGAAAAGCTGTCTTCGCCTATGAAAATACAGCAGTCCCAAGTGCCCGGGACTCCGCCCTCCTCGAAAGCCAAGTCCCCAATGGGCTCGGGTAGTGGCAGCTCCGGAGGGTCCAAGTCTTCTTCTGGTGGAAGTATGAGCTCCCAAAAGCCTATGGGAGGGACCTCATCAgcctctgcatcctcttcttctAACCCCTCGTCTTCATCTAGCAACATGGGCTTCTCTGGAAACTCTCAGTCGCAATATAGTGGAAGCGGTGGGGGTAGTGCAAGTAGTGGGGGGAGCAGCGGAGGAGGGGGTGGCAGCGGTGGGGGTGCCTGTCAGAACAACGCTAACAACCCAAATGCTAAAGGAAAGTCTCCCAGTCGAAACAAGAAGCCATCCCTCACAGCAGTCATCGACAAACTTAAAAGTGTAGGCGGCGTGGGTGAGGATGGATGCGAAGTCGGGCCCCCCAGTGGCCCAGCTGGATCAGGACCCCCTCCTGGTGGCGTCCCCGGCGCTGTCCCTCCTTCGAACATGGGTACCGTCAAGCATGCCACCTCCTCTCAAAGCGGGGAGTACAAACGGGAGCGGTCTGATAAAGATGGGAAGCCCAAAGTCTCGGTTTCAGGTGGGAACAGCGGTGATAAAAAGTTGATTGACCCCAAAACGGGCGGGGGGAGCGGGACAGGTCTGGCTAAGATCATCATCAGCAAACCCGATGGAGGCTCACCCAGCATCAAGGCTAAAGTCAGCATGCAGAAAAGCGGCGAAGGCCCCGGTGACTCCATGCGCCCGCAGATCAGCAGCCTGAAAGCCTCGCCCTTGTTCAGTGGCTCCACCCCTAAACATGACCGCTCGTCCCCGAGCCACAGCCGCTCGCCGGGCCACACGCCGCTCAACCACGACAGCGAGAGCGAATCGGGTAGCAGCTCGGTGGCCGAGAAGTCGCATCAGAACAGCCCGAGTTCCGACGACGACCAGACGCCGCGACCGCTCCCCACCCAGCAGGACTACATGTGCACCGTCCCAATGGGCTCAGGCGAGAAACACAAGAAGcacaagaaggagaagaagaagagggaacgcgagcgagagagagacaaagagaagaagaagtcGTCTGTGTCCTCGGGGCCGTCGTCGCACCCCGTCAAGGCGGACAGCTGGTCTCGATCCCCGATCTCGGCGTCGGATTCCTCCATGTCGATGCTCTCCTCGGAGCGCCCCTCGCGGCCTAGTCCCATGTACATGAGGAATGAAGATGACGATCTTATGGACTCGGCGCTGACTGGTAatctttaa